From a single Brassica oleracea var. oleracea cultivar TO1000 chromosome C5, BOL, whole genome shotgun sequence genomic region:
- the LOC106345027 gene encoding 4-coumarate--CoA ligase 2-like, giving the protein MSTREETVTDQKHSSADVISRSKLPDIYIPNHLPLHDYIFQNISEYAAKPCLINGPTGDVYTYADVHATSRKLSAGLRKLGVGQHDDVMILLPNSPEFVFTFLAASFFGAVTTAANPFFTPAEISKQAKASAAKLIVTQSRYVDKVRDLGLLIICTDSSSLIPEGCLSFSELTHSGEEDHDPRVNSVEISPEDVVALHYSSGTTGLPKGVMLSHKGLVTSVAQQVNGENPNLYFCRGWI; this is encoded by the coding sequence ATGTCCACACGAGAAGAGACGGTCACTGATCAGAAACATAGCAGTGCTGACGTCATTTCCCGATCAAAGTTACCAGACATTTACATCCCAAACCATCTCCCTCTCCATGACTACATCTTCCAAAACATCTCCGAGTACGCCGCAAAGCCTTGCTTGATCAACGGTCCCACCGGCGACGTTTACACATACGCCGACGTGCATGCCACGTCACGCAAACTCTCCGCCGGTCTTCGCAAGCTCGGCGTGGGCCAGCACGACGACGTGATGATCCTCCTCCCGAACTCGCCGGAGTTCGTTTTCACCTTCCTCGCCGCCTCTTTTTTCGGCGCAGTCACCACCGCCGCGAACCCTTTCTTCACCCCAGCGGAGATCTCTAAACAGGCCAAAGCCTCCGCCGCGAAACTCATCGTCACGCAGTCCCGCTACGTCGACAAAGTCAGAGACCTCGGCCTCTTGATCATCTGCACAGACTCCTCCTCCCTCATCCCCGAAGGCTGCCTCAGCTTCTCCGAGTTGACTCACTCCGGAGAAGAAGACCACGACCCCCGAGTTAACTCGGTGGAGATTTCCCCTGAAGACGTCGTGGCGCTACATTACTCCTCAGGCACGACGGGTCTCCCCAAAGGAGTGATGCTAAGTCACAAGGGCCTCGTCACGAGCGTGGCGCAGCAAGTGAACGGAGAGAATCCGAACCTCTACTTCTGTAGAGGATGGATTTGA
- the LOC106344136 gene encoding 4-coumarate--CoA ligase 2-like, with protein sequence MLCSLRVGATILIMPKFEITLLLEQIQRCKVTVAMVVPPIVLAMVKSSETEKYDLTSVRMIKSGAAPLGKELEDTISAKFPNARLGQGYGMTEAGPVLAMSLGFAKEPFPVKSGACGTVVRNAELKIADPDTGSSLPRNSPGEICIRGHQIMKGYLNDPVATAATIDKEGWLHTGDIGFVDDDDELFIVDRLKELIKYKGFQVAPAELESLLISHSDINDVAVVAMKEDDAGEVPVAFVVRSKESNLSEDEIKQFVSKQVVFYKRINKVFFTDSVPKAPSGKILGVIGSCCRCCPRLYLFLQHQIQSNQALNFFLKPQLLK encoded by the exons ATGCTATGTAGTCTCAGAGTCGGTGCCACTATTTTGATCATGCCCAAATTCGAGATCACTCTCTTGCTAGAGCAGATCCAGAGGTGTAAAGTTACAGTGGCTATGGTCGTGCCACCGATCGTTTTGGCCATGGTGAAGTCTTCGGAGACGGAGAAGTATGATCTGACCTCGGTGAGGATGATTAAGTCAGGTGCGGCTCCTCTTGGTAAGGAGCTTGAAGATACCATTAGTGCTAAGTTTCCTAACGCAAGGCTTGGTCAG GGCTATGGAATGACGGAGGCAGGTCCGGTGCTAGCAATGTCACTAGGGTTCGCGAAAGAGCCGTTTCCGGTGAAATCAGGAGCATGCGGTACAGTCGTCAGAAACGCCGAGTTGAAGATCGCTGATCCAGACACTGGAAGTTCCCTTCCTAGGAACAGTCCCGGAGAGATATGCATCCGCGGCCACCAAATCATGAAAGGCTACCTCAATGACCCGGTGGCCACAGCAGCAACGATAGACAAAGAAGGTTGGCTTCACACCGGAGACATTGGATTTGTCGACGATGACGACGAGCTTTTCATTGTCGATCGCTTGAAAGAGCTTATCAAGTACAAGGGATTCCAGGTGGCTCCGGCGGAGCTCGAGTCTCTCCTCATCTCTCACTCGGACATCAATGATGTTGCAGTGGTCGC CATGAAAGAAGACGATGCTGGTGAGGTTCCTGTTGCTTTTGTGGTGAGATCCAAAGAGTCAAATTTATCAGAAGATGAAATTAAGCAATTTGTGTCAAAACAG GTTGTGTTTTACAAGAGAATCAACAAAGTTTTCTTCACTGACTCCGTTCCTAAAGCTCCATCAGGGAAGATATTGGGGGTAATTGGTAGTTGCTGTAGGTGCTGTCCACGGCTCTATTTATTTCTACAGCACCAAATTCAGAGCAATCAAGCTTTAAATTTTTTTTTGAAACCACAGCTATTGAAATAA